From Parcubacteria group bacterium, a single genomic window includes:
- a CDS encoding HPF/RaiA family ribosome-associated protein has protein sequence MVVKKPQSMRFMFKGLDSNKKAQEYIEKRLQKVNRIIKNVLEFEVEISLDKKGKYRVELMVKTPYALYRAEEISESIEGSADIACEELTLQIVKDKSKMVDLKRRGARSLKKKIVIDGDARFKK, from the coding sequence ATGGTAGTGAAAAAACCGCAAAGTATGAGATTTATGTTTAAGGGCCTGGACTCGAACAAAAAAGCCCAGGAGTATATTGAAAAAAGATTACAAAAAGTGAACAGAATTATCAAGAATGTTTTGGAGTTTGAGGTGGAAATATCTCTGGACAAAAAAGGCAAGTATCGTGTCGAGCTGATGGTGAAAACTCCCTACGCGCTCTATCGGGCGGAAGAAATTTCGGAGAGTATTGAAGGTTCAGCCGACATCGCTTGCGAGGAGTTGACATTGCAAATTGTCAAAGATAAAAGTAAAATGGTTGATCTCAAGAGACGTGGAGCGAGATCGCTTAAGAAAAAA
- a CDS encoding transposase: MRKTEFANGEYYHIYNRGVDKREVFLSDGDYTRFIVGMNEFNRIEAIGSLYEKNYREKLVAIQGAKSPIGDLAPNAVNNPEIKKLVEIIYYCLNPNHYHFVLRQLQKNGISKFMLKISSGYTAYFNKKHARSGSLFQGPFKSIHIDSNEYLLHLSVYVNANHAIHNYPEKDWPCSSYLDYTGKRDGKLCVKETILGQFDNDPLEYEKFMQNNIDYFREKKELEKYILE, translated from the coding sequence ATGCGAAAAACAGAATTTGCCAATGGCGAATATTATCATATCTACAATCGCGGAGTGGATAAGCGGGAGGTGTTCTTGAGTGATGGAGATTATACTCGGTTTATTGTGGGTATGAATGAATTTAATCGTATTGAAGCGATTGGAAGTTTGTATGAAAAAAATTATCGAGAAAAGTTAGTGGCAATTCAAGGGGCTAAGTCCCCTATAGGGGACTTAGCCCCTAATGCCGTTAACAATCCCGAAATCAAAAAATTAGTAGAAATAATTTATTACTGTCTTAATCCAAACCATTACCATTTTGTTTTGAGGCAGCTACAAAAAAACGGAATAAGTAAATTCATGTTGAAAATTAGCTCTGGGTATACAGCATATTTCAATAAAAAACACGCCCGTTCCGGTTCTCTTTTTCAAGGACCATTCAAATCCATCCATATCGATTCTAATGAATATCTTTTGCATCTCTCGGTTTATGTAAACGCTAATCATGCGATTCATAACTATCCTGAAAAAGACTGGCCATGTTCTAGTTATTTAGACTATACTGGAAAGAGGGATGGGAAACTCTGCGTGAAAGAAACAATCCTCGGTCAGTTTGATAATGATCCATTGGAATATGAAAAGTTTATGCAAAATAACATCGATTATTTCAGGGAGAAAAAAGAATTAGAAAAATATATTTTGGAATAG
- the murC gene encoding UDP-N-acetylmuramate--L-alanine ligase encodes MAIDLEKIKKVYVIGIKGSGVVGVAEILKAGGIEVIGSDTAEKFFTDAVLQKNQIQYFEKFSADNIPADIDLVIHSSAYNENNNVEVQEIIKRKLPIISYPEILAQLFNGRYGIAICGTHGKTTTSAWLANTLKELGAEPGAAIGSCVTNWAGNALTGTGEIFVLEADEYQNKLARYNPNSVILTSCDYDHPDFFPDFEAYKKVFKDFVARIPKTGFLVVCGDATSTLEVAKEATCAVLTYGFSADCDYQIINLELKREVSMLPSQIFEVLRGEENLGKFEIQLFGKHNVLNALAVIAVCHKLNFSAEKIQEALKTFRGTARRFEFIGERNGATLIDDYGHHPDEIRATLQAARELYPEKNIWAIFHPHTFTRTKALLSEFSQSFSDADHVIILDIYGSAREAQGGVHSKDLVDLVNKYDRGKAEHIATIDEVVEFLKDKIGTDDVVIAIGAGNGWEVVSKLSEP; translated from the coding sequence ATGGCAATCGATCTGGAAAAAATCAAAAAAGTTTATGTGATTGGCATCAAAGGTTCTGGCGTGGTGGGTGTTGCGGAAATACTAAAGGCCGGGGGAATTGAGGTAATAGGCTCTGATACGGCGGAAAAGTTTTTCACCGATGCGGTGCTTCAGAAAAATCAGATCCAGTATTTCGAAAAATTTTCGGCGGACAATATTCCAGCCGATATTGATTTGGTAATTCATTCCAGCGCCTATAACGAAAATAATAATGTGGAGGTTCAGGAAATAATCAAAAGAAAATTACCAATAATCAGTTATCCGGAAATATTAGCGCAACTTTTTAATGGGCGCTATGGGATTGCGATTTGTGGGACGCATGGAAAAACCACTACTTCAGCCTGGCTCGCCAATACATTGAAAGAATTGGGTGCGGAGCCTGGAGCGGCAATTGGCAGTTGCGTGACGAATTGGGCAGGAAACGCACTTACTGGAACAGGGGAGATTTTCGTATTGGAAGCGGATGAGTATCAGAATAAATTAGCGCGCTACAATCCCAACAGCGTAATTTTGACCAGTTGTGATTACGATCACCCGGATTTTTTCCCGGATTTTGAGGCGTATAAAAAAGTCTTTAAGGATTTTGTAGCAAGAATTCCCAAAACTGGTTTTTTGGTCGTTTGCGGTGATGCAACCTCTACTCTAGAAGTTGCCAAGGAAGCGACCTGTGCAGTTTTGACCTATGGTTTTTCTGCCGATTGTGATTATCAGATAATTAATTTAGAATTAAAAAGAGAAGTCTCGATGCTTCCGAGTCAGATATTTGAGGTATTGCGTGGAGAAGAAAATTTGGGAAAATTTGAAATACAATTATTTGGAAAACATAATGTGCTAAATGCGCTGGCCGTAATTGCGGTTTGCCACAAGCTTAATTTTAGCGCGGAGAAAATCCAAGAGGCGCTCAAAACTTTTCGTGGGACGGCGCGCAGATTCGAATTTATCGGTGAACGCAACGGTGCAACGCTCATTGATGACTATGGTCATCATCCGGATGAAATTCGGGCGACACTCCAAGCGGCGCGCGAACTATATCCGGAGAAAAATATTTGGGCAATTTTTCATCCCCACACCTTCACGCGCACCAAAGCCTTGCTTTCGGAGTTTTCCCAAAGCTTTTCTGATGCAGATCATGTGATTATTCTCGATATCTATGGCAGTGCTCGTGAAGCGCAAGGTGGCGTGCATTCAAAAGATCTGGTGGATCTGGTCAATAAATATGATCGTGGCAAAGCGGAGCATATTGCGACGATTGATGAGGTGGTGGAATTTCTTAAAGATAAAATCGGCACGGACGATGTGGTGATTGCTATCGGTGCGGGGAATGGTTGGGAGGTGGTTAGTAAATTGTCTGAACCATGA
- a CDS encoding cation-transporting P-type ATPase, producing the protein MPKHASALGGKNKKQIYNLSPEEILKKFGSSLEGLSVDEAKQKLQEFGENKLIKKQNWKWLKLIFAQFDDALVWILLVASGLALAFSEYRDATIIGIIVLLNATVGFFQEFKADRVLESIKKLTASYALVFRDGEKKQLDTKLVVPGDVIFIAAGDSIAADGYLLESYDLKVNSFIFTGESKPKRKEAKIIKETGIAFTDIDNMVFMGETVATGEARFVVTGTGMDTELGRIAHLTQEVASDATPLQKQMRTLGRDVTVLSVFIGIVVLIAGQYFKMSLYQNFLFALALSVSVVPEGLPAAISVALSFGMKRLINENVLAKKLNAVETLGSVSLICTDKTGTITRNELSVTKIVINGEVLEVDGTGYEPVGNFYRNEAKINPKEVANLELLFRVGSLCNDASLTTDKKNYKIIGDPTEGAIIVAGQKYNKAKKFYERGEKKITENPFSSERMRMSVIYRNAKTISFVKGSPDVMIDLCNFTKVGERILPFNAEEKNKAKALYDQMSKDALRVLAFAYRELDGFSQDKYLVEAEKGLVWVGMMAMIDPPRANVGKAIAECRDLGIDVVMITGDYEITARAIAENVGLIKPEPGSDPKGASLVINGKQLDELSDKILYQRIKNGACVFARIAPEQKLRIATVLKKNGEVIAMTGDGVNDAPALKKADIGVAMGIIGTDVSKEAASMILMDDNFASIVKGVRTGRTVFQNLKKFVHYVFTSNASELFTVIFGVLLQIPSPISAVQILAIDLGTDIFPSFALGLEPEEPGASKTNLNSRNSVMSFGGFRRIIYLGLIMATGAVVAFLWSMLRGGWHFGQSFSVDSILYLKSTTAAYAVLSMTQMANLLQARSETLSPFRLGFFKNRYAIGAVLISVVILLVFMYLPFCQAYLRMLPIDWIDWLVVLGSFLAVFFWEEVRKEDAQNGGKSA; encoded by the coding sequence ATGCCAAAACACGCATCCGCCTTGGGCGGAAAAAACAAAAAACAAATTTATAATCTTTCGCCGGAAGAAATCTTGAAAAAGTTTGGTTCAAGTCTAGAAGGCTTGAGTGTAGATGAAGCGAAACAGAAGCTCCAAGAATTTGGTGAAAATAAGTTGATTAAAAAGCAGAACTGGAAATGGTTGAAATTAATTTTCGCCCAGTTTGATGATGCGCTGGTTTGGATCCTTCTGGTTGCATCTGGGTTGGCTTTGGCGTTCTCAGAATATCGCGACGCAACGATTATCGGCATCATTGTTTTGCTTAACGCGACGGTCGGATTTTTTCAGGAATTCAAGGCCGATCGCGTCCTGGAGAGCATCAAAAAATTAACAGCCAGTTATGCGCTGGTGTTTCGAGATGGAGAGAAAAAACAACTCGACACGAAATTGGTCGTGCCCGGTGATGTCATTTTCATCGCTGCCGGAGACAGTATCGCAGCAGACGGATATCTTTTAGAAAGCTATGATCTTAAGGTTAATAGTTTTATCTTCACCGGCGAATCAAAACCAAAAAGGAAGGAAGCAAAAATCATCAAAGAAACCGGCATCGCTTTTACAGATATTGATAATATGGTGTTTATGGGAGAAACAGTGGCGACCGGTGAAGCGCGTTTTGTGGTGACGGGGACGGGGATGGATACGGAATTAGGTCGGATTGCTCATTTGACGCAAGAGGTGGCATCTGACGCGACGCCACTCCAGAAACAAATGCGCACGCTCGGCCGGGATGTGACGGTCCTCTCGGTTTTTATCGGCATTGTTGTGCTCATTGCGGGTCAATATTTCAAGATGTCGCTCTATCAAAATTTTCTGTTTGCTTTAGCGCTGTCCGTTTCGGTCGTGCCGGAAGGTCTTCCTGCTGCTATCTCTGTCGCCTTGTCTTTTGGGATGAAGCGGCTTATCAATGAGAATGTCCTGGCGAAAAAATTGAATGCCGTGGAGACACTAGGTTCCGTTTCGCTCATTTGTACAGATAAGACCGGTACGATTACCCGCAACGAATTGTCTGTGACAAAAATTGTGATTAATGGTGAAGTTTTGGAGGTCGATGGTACTGGCTATGAACCGGTGGGAAATTTTTATCGTAACGAAGCAAAAATAAATCCGAAAGAGGTGGCGAATTTGGAGCTGCTTTTTCGTGTCGGTTCGTTGTGCAATGACGCCAGTCTGACGACGGACAAGAAAAATTATAAAATAATCGGTGATCCGACGGAGGGGGCGATCATTGTGGCGGGGCAAAAATATAACAAGGCTAAAAAATTCTATGAGCGTGGAGAGAAAAAAATTACAGAAAATCCTTTTTCCTCAGAGCGGATGCGGATGAGTGTGATTTACCGCAACGCTAAAACGATTTCTTTCGTCAAGGGTTCGCCAGACGTAATGATCGACCTTTGTAATTTCACCAAGGTTGGTGAGCGGATCTTGCCCTTTAACGCTGAGGAAAAAAATAAAGCTAAGGCGTTATACGACCAGATGTCCAAGGATGCTCTGCGCGTCCTAGCTTTTGCCTATCGCGAGCTGGATGGATTTTCGCAAGATAAATATCTTGTCGAAGCGGAAAAAGGCCTAGTCTGGGTCGGGATGATGGCAATGATTGATCCGCCACGTGCCAATGTTGGCAAGGCGATTGCGGAGTGTCGAGATTTGGGGATTGATGTTGTTATGATTACTGGTGATTATGAAATAACCGCACGCGCAATTGCGGAAAATGTCGGTCTGATAAAACCGGAGCCTGGCTCCGATCCCAAGGGAGCTAGCCTGGTCATTAATGGCAAGCAGCTTGACGAGCTTTCTGATAAAATATTATATCAAAGAATCAAAAATGGCGCCTGTGTTTTTGCGCGGATCGCGCCGGAACAAAAATTGCGGATTGCGACCGTGCTCAAAAAAAATGGCGAAGTGATTGCGATGACAGGGGACGGCGTGAATGATGCACCGGCACTGAAAAAAGCCGATATCGGCGTGGCGATGGGCATTATCGGAACGGATGTTTCCAAAGAAGCGGCCAGCATGATCCTAATGGACGACAATTTTGCATCGATCGTGAAAGGGGTGCGGACGGGACGGACCGTTTTTCAAAATCTCAAAAAATTTGTGCACTATGTTTTCACATCGAACGCCAGTGAACTTTTCACGGTAATTTTTGGCGTGCTCTTGCAAATTCCCTCGCCAATTTCAGCCGTGCAGATTTTAGCAATTGATTTAGGGACAGATATTTTTCCTTCTTTTGCGCTCGGTCTTGAGCCGGAAGAGCCTGGTGCTTCAAAGACAAACTTGAACTCTAGAAATAGTGTGATGAGTTTTGGCGGATTTCGCCGGATAATTTACCTTGGGCTGATTATGGCAACGGGTGCGGTGGTGGCATTTCTTTGGTCGATGCTTCGCGGTGGCTGGCATTTTGGTCAGAGCTTTTCCGTTGATAGTATACTTTATCTCAAATCAACTACAGCCGCTTATGCCGTCCTTTCAATGACGCAGATGGCCAATCTTTTGCAGGCGCGCAGTGAAACGCTTTCACCTTTTCGGCTGGGATTTTTCAAAAATAGGTACGCGATTGGAGCGGTTTTGATTTCGGTTGTGATATTGTTGGTGTTTATGTATTTGCCATTTTGCCAAGCATATCTGCGGATGCTTCCGATTGATTGGATAGACTGGCTGGTTGTTCTAGGTTCATTTTTGGCGGTCTTTTTTTGGGAAGAAGTGCGGAAAGAGGATGCTCAAAACGGTGGAAAATCAGCTTGA
- the murB gene encoding UDP-N-acetylmuramate dehydrogenase, protein MSKIIIQKNIPLAPLTTFKIGGPAKFFAEVKNETELLEALDFARENKLEIFMLGGGSNILFSDQGFDGLIIKVQETRDLPALKIWQASKKQTGIKVVGESIECWAGESLSSVVNFARENSLTGMEWAMGIPGTVGGAVRGNAGAFGGEMADNLESVRALKISDNRSKVEEYKRADCDYAYRTSLFKKNPNLVVLSVKLKLEKGDKKTITERMKEIAKKRIEHQPKGFSSGSFFQNPVVDNPEVLQEFEKETGAKAPNGKIPAGWLIEEAGFKGKKIGGVMVSEKHANFFINDGTATAEDVIILAGIIKQKLREGYDTQIKEEIMYVGF, encoded by the coding sequence ATGTCCAAGATAATCATCCAAAAAAACATCCCCTTAGCACCACTCACTACTTTCAAAATCGGCGGACCGGCGAAGTTTTTTGCGGAGGTGAAAAATGAAACGGAGCTTTTGGAGGCGTTGGATTTTGCTCGAGAAAATAAATTGGAAATTTTTATGTTAGGCGGTGGGAGCAATATTCTTTTTAGCGACCAGGGCTTTGATGGACTAATCATCAAGGTACAAGAAACAAGAGACCTGCCTGCGCTAAAGATTTGGCAGGCAAGCAAGAAACAAACGGGAATTAAAGTTGTAGGAGAATCAATTGAATGCTGGGCGGGGGAAAGTTTGTCGAGTGTTGTTAATTTTGCTAGGGAAAATAGTTTGACTGGAATGGAGTGGGCGATGGGAATTCCTGGGACGGTTGGCGGAGCGGTGCGGGGCAATGCCGGAGCCTTTGGCGGGGAAATGGCGGATAATTTGGAAAGTGTGCGTGCGCTAAAAATCTCCGATAATCGTAGTAAGGTTGAGGAATACAAAAGAGCGGATTGTGATTATGCCTATCGCACTAGCCTTTTTAAGAAAAATCCAAACCTGGTGGTCCTATCAGTCAAGTTAAAATTAGAAAAAGGGGACAAAAAAACAATCACAGAGAGGATGAAGGAAATCGCAAAAAAACGCATCGAGCATCAGCCAAAAGGTTTCAGCTCGGGCAGTTTTTTCCAAAATCCAGTCGTAGATAATCCAGAAGTTTTGCAAGAATTTGAAAAAGAAACTGGAGCAAAAGCGCCAAATGGAAAAATTCCGGCTGGCTGGTTGATCGAAGAGGCTGGATTTAAGGGGAAGAAAATCGGTGGAGTGATGGTGAGTGAAAAACATGCCAATTTTTTCATCAATGACGGAACAGCTACAGCGGAAGACGTGATCATTCTGGCTGGAATCATCAAGCAAAAATTACGAGAAGGTTATGATACGCAAATCAAAGAAGAGATAATGTATGTTGGTTTTTAG